Part of the Paenarthrobacter sp. JL.01a genome is shown below.
CCGGGTGCGTATGCCGGGCGCCGCGGGATCGAAGGGTGGTTGGTGTTCGTCCTGGTGACGCTGCTTCTGTTCTGGGGCACGTCCGACTACGCCCAGGCGCTGGGCCGGGGAGCCGCCGTCGACTACCAGGAACGTGCGCACCTGCTGCCCACCGCCGTCGTGTACAGCAAAGAACGGTTGGCCGTTACGGTGCCGAACGTCAAGGAAGAAGCGGCCGGGACGGACGCGGCCCCGTTGTACCGGTACACCGGGCTGCGCTTGCTGGTTGTCAGCGGCGGACGGATCTTCCTGTTGAACGATGGATGGTCGCTGGAGCGGGGCCGCGTAGTTGTGCTGCCGGATAACGGGAGCGTCCGCGTGGAGTATGGGAACCCCGCATCGGACTGACTAGTCTGGGGGCATGCCGACCTTCCAGTACTACGTAGCTGCCACCATCGACGGATTCATTGCTTCCCCCGATGATGACCTTGGGTGGCTCCTGCAGTTCGAAAGCGTTGACGGCGTGAACGAGGGCATCGAGTCCTTCATGGCCGGCGTTGGCTGCATCGCCATGGGTGGGGACACGTACAGGTGGCTCATGGACCACCAACCGGACACGTGGCCCTACCCCGACATCCCATGCTGGGTCTTTACCCATCACGAGTACTCCGCACCCGCTGGCGCGGACATCACCTTCGTCCGGGGTGATGTCACGGAGTTCGCCCCGGACCTGCTGAAGGACGCCGGCCCGAAGAATGTCTGGTTGCTCGGTGGAGGGGACCTCGTGGCGCAGTTCGCCGATGCCGGCCTGCTCGATGACATCATCGTCACCGTCGTGCCGGTCGTTTTGGGCGCGGGAAAGCCGCTCCTGCCGCTCAAGGGCCCGACGGCGCCGCTTGAGTTGGTCTCGTCAAGGATCCTTGGCGGGGCCGCGGCAGAGTTGCATTACAGGCTGCCGCGGCGTCCGCGTTAGGGCCCGCTTGGAGCCGGGGCCGCACTTCAGTGGCGGTTGTCCCTGATCATGTTGGTGATGCGGGCGGTTGAAAGCCTGCGGCCCTTCTCGTCAGTGATCACAATCTCATGGGTGGCCAGGGTGCCACCCAAGTGGATTGCCGTGCAGGTGCCTGTCACGATACCCGTCGCTATGGAGCGGTGATGTGTGGCACCCACTTCGATGCCCACAGCGTGGCGTCCTCTTCCCGCGTGCAACGATGCTGCGAAAGAGCCCAGGGTTTCGGCCAGCACAACGTGGGCCCCGCCGTGGAGGATGCCCGCCACCTGCGTGTTTCCCTCGACCGGCATGGTAGCCACCATGCGTTCTGCGCTCATTTCGGTGAAACGGATTCCCATTTTCACCACGAGCGTCCCCACTCCGTGCGCGGAAAGCCAATCGTGGAACTCTTCCGGTACTCCGGCCTCGTTGAGTTGGTCCACAAAGCTGTTCGGCGTGAAATTGTCCATCATGCCAACTAGGCTGGCACCTGTGAGTGAAACAACCAAACCGGACCAGATTCCAACGGCCCAGGCTGCTGCCATTGCTACAGCACCCGCCCCCACTGCCACGACCTCCAGCAGCGTCACGGGGGAGGGCCGGCCCAGGTTGCTGGTCCTGGACGGCCACTCCATGGCTTTCCGGGCCTTCTACGCCCTTCCTGCCGAGAATTTCTCGACCGCCCGTGGTCAGCACACCAACGCCGTGCACGGTTTTACGTCCATGCTGATCAACCTGATCAAGGACCAAAAGCCGACCCACGTTGCCGTCGCCTTTGACGTCTCGGACGACACGACCTTCCGGAAGGCGGAGTACAGCGAATACAAGGGCGGCCGCAACGCCACGCCCGCGGAGTTCGCCGGGCAGATCGGCCTCATCGCCCGGGTGATGGAGGCATGGGGCATCAAGACCATCGCCATGCCCGGATACGAGGCTGACGATGTCCTCGCGACGTTGGCTTCGCAGGCCGACGCTGCCGGTTTCGAAGTACTTCTGGTTTCCGGCGACCGGGATGCCTTCCAGCTGATCAACGACAACGTTTTTGTGCTCTACCCCAAGCAGGGTGTCAGCAACATTCCCAAGATGGACGCCGCAGCCATTGAGGAAAAGTACTTCGTCAAGCCCGGCCTGTACTCGGACCTCGCCGCGCTGGTCGGGGAGTCCGCGGACAACCTTCCGGGCGTGCCCGGCGTCGGCCCCAAGACGGCGGCCAAATGGA
Proteins encoded:
- a CDS encoding dihydrofolate reductase family protein, with product MPTFQYYVAATIDGFIASPDDDLGWLLQFESVDGVNEGIESFMAGVGCIAMGGDTYRWLMDHQPDTWPYPDIPCWVFTHHEYSAPAGADITFVRGDVTEFAPDLLKDAGPKNVWLLGGGDLVAQFADAGLLDDIIVTVVPVVLGAGKPLLPLKGPTAPLELVSSRILGGAAAELHYRLPRRPR
- a CDS encoding hotdog fold thioesterase, with the translated sequence MMDNFTPNSFVDQLNEAGVPEEFHDWLSAHGVGTLVVKMGIRFTEMSAERMVATMPVEGNTQVAGILHGGAHVVLAETLGSFAASLHAGRGRHAVGIEVGATHHRSIATGIVTGTCTAIHLGGTLATHEIVITDEKGRRLSTARITNMIRDNRH